CGGCGATCATTGGTCGGATCCTTTTACCTCCACCACTAATGATGTAGTAACCAAGTTGGTTTATCAAAGAAACATCTGAATTAAGCTGGTAAAGGATTGCCTCATTTACCGCAGCCATATCAGCGGATGTTAGTTTTATAATAGATTCTAAATTCATGTTTTTTCGACTTTGGCTCGCCAATGAGCGCGTTATTATTAATAAAAAATGATCATGCCATAGATTTTACTCTCTTATAATTTAGATTGTACTTTAAAAATGGCTGAAATAAATATCGCATAAAAAACTCTTTTTTTTAACGCTAGTTTGCGATCTGTACTTGTCATCGGCACTAAATTTGCGTAGAATTCGCGCCCTATGTGAATATTTTAATTGTGCACTCAAATTATACATATTGGGAGTGTGCGGAAAGCGGAGTTTATATGTACGCGGTTTTCCAAAGTGGTGGTAAACAACACCGAGTCAGCGAAGGTCAAACTATTCGTTTAGAGAAACTTGAAGTAGCTACTGGCGAAACAATCGAGTTTGACACTGTAATGATGGTCGCTAATGGCGATGACATTCAAATTGGCGCTCCAATTCTTGCGGGCGTTAAAGTTAAAGCGGAAGTGGTTGCTCACGGTCGTGGCGAGAAAGTTAAGATTGTTAAGTTCCGTCGTCGTAAACATAGCCGTAAACAACAGGGCCACCGTCAGTGGTTTACTGATGTTAAAATCACTGGTATCGCTTAAGGTTTAGGAGAGTAGT
This genomic stretch from Proteus vulgaris harbors:
- the rplU gene encoding 50S ribosomal protein L21, which gives rise to MYAVFQSGGKQHRVSEGQTIRLEKLEVATGETIEFDTVMMVANGDDIQIGAPILAGVKVKAEVVAHGRGEKVKIVKFRRRKHSRKQQGHRQWFTDVKITGIA